The genomic window GCTTTCCACTTCTTTGCCTTGCTTCTCATGCCGAGACACGCTTTGTGGTGTGTTCACTTCAGGCCCGAAGGCTGACGTAGGGCTAAAATTCTCTCCAGTTCATTCAGCATCTCTTCTGACGGCTCCGCCGGTCCAGAATCACTCCTGTCCATCTCCTTTCCACCCCTTTGAAACCATTTTTTGAGGTTTCCGAGCAGGTCGTGCCATACTCTGCGCCTGTCATCTGGAAGCTTAGCGATGTCGTCCAGCTTGGGAAGCTCTATGTATTCCACAGCCTTGGGCTTCCGATACCAATGCTCATACAGTGGTTCGTCGTATTCGTAACTGGTTGCGGCTTTCAGGATTTCCAAGGCAGATATCAGCCGATTTCGCTCGGGGCTATTCGCGGCTGGTAGTGCCCAGGCTGTAATGTCGGCATCGTTCTGGATTGCCAGGTAATCGGCAAACCGTGGCGAAGCACCCGAATAGTCAGTGTCCGGGTTCGGTGCTGAACCCTTGGTGCGCTCTACGGCCCCGTCCGAAAGCTTTCGCAGAGCGGGGCGAAATGTCTGTTCTCCCCCCAAATTGGTCCGTATCTGTTCAAAGATCAGGTCGATCGCATTCCTGTAAACCTCCTCCGCGTCCAGGTCCGTGAAGAAAACCCCGCCCTCCTTTTCCAGCAGTCGGGAGTTGTAAAGCAGCAGGCCAAGCAGGTGAAACTTCGCTCGCTCCGCTGCGGCTTCCTTCTCCGCGTCCGTTCCAGAGGCCTTGAGATTTGCGACTGCAAGCCGCGCATGACCCACGATGTGTGTGTAGTAGTTCTGGGTCATCTTCTGCATCTTGGCGAACTGGCTCCTTCGCACCTCGTTCTCTTCGGTGCGCTGGCTTGTCAGCTTGGAAGTTTTCTCTGCGCGCCGGTTTGCCATCCAGGTAAACCAGCCGCCCAATATGGCAACCAGAATGGGGACACCAAGGTCCTTCAGTGTCACTCGCATTCTGCGAGCAGCAGGCCACATCCACCCTAGTTCCGGGTAAGAGTCCTCTACGCGTAAGGGGCCGAGCGCCAAAATCGTCTGATGGAAGCCCAGGCCTGATGTTTTTTTTGAGGTCAAAGCCGTGACCGTGATGGTCATTTTCTCTGTGCCCACATCTTCTCCGGCGCTGACCGGCAAGTTGAGGGTTGAGGATACGTTTCGGGGTGTCCAATAGATGCATTTTGTCGTTTGCACTGTGTTCGGCAGTTCAGAGCAAACTTCCAGATGCATTGGCTTACGAACGTCGGACAGCATCTTAACGTGCAACAGCACGTTCTCGCGCGGCTCCATACGGTCGCTGTCCAGGCTCGCGACCAAGGTGACATTCTTCTGAGGATGTGAAATTGCGATGGGCTTTCGTTGAACTGCAATCTGCGATGGAGCCAGGCATAGGACAGCAACGAGAAACAGCAGTGTGAGCAACACGATGCTGCCAGAAATCAAAACAATATTCCGTTGAAACCAGCCGTTCTCCATATCTCCCTCGGGCGATACGTGAAGTCCTGCCGCACGGAATTCCGGGCGGTATTTGTGCGGCTAATTCTCTTACAAACAGCGCGTCTCAGCTACAACTATTGCGGACGAATTCTAATCTCCACGCTGGCAGAGCAAATCGATCTTTTGCTTCTGGGACCAGGACGACCTAGAGAGTCGCTAACGGGCGTTTACGGTCGGTGTGCATGGTGGGAACAGCAGCGAGGAGTGCGCGTGTGTAGCTGTCCTGCGGTGCGCGGAAGAGTTCGGCGGCAGTGTTGGTTTCCAGAATGTGGCCGTGGCGCATCACGGCCACGCGGTCCGCTGTCTGCGCTGTAACGGCGAGGTCGTGCGAGATGAAGAGCATGCTCAGGCCGTGGCGTTCGCGAAGGTCGCGCAGCAGGCGAAGAATCTGCGCCTGCACGGTGACGTCGAGCGCGGTGGTGGGTTCGTCCGCGATGAGCAATCGCGGCTGGTTTACGACGGCCATAGCAATCATGATGCGTTGACGCTGGCCACCGCTGAACTGGTGTGGGTAATCCTTGCTGCGGCGCGTTGGATCGGGAAGCGCAACACTATTCAGTGATTCAAGGACGCGGTCTTTTATTTCAGCCCTAGTGAGTTTTGGATGATGCACGCGGACGGCTTCGGCGATCTGTTCTCCAATGTTCATGGCGGGATTCAGTGCCGTCATGGGTTCCTGAAAGATCATGCTGATGTCGCGTCCACGACGCGCACGCATCTGCTTCTCGGAAAGATCCAGTAGGTTATGACCGTCGAAGTAGATGGTGCCGGTCATCGCCGCAGACGGAGCGAGAAGACGCAGGATCGCAAGCGAGGTAACCGATTTGCCGGAACCGGATTCACCCACCAGACCGAGCACTTCACCTTCGTTGATGGAAAACGAGATGCTATCCACGGCAGTGCTGTTGCCGAAGCGAATGTTCAGGTTTTCAACGGAGAGCAAAGCCATGGCGTTAGTGTAGCGGGACTGGAAGATAATTCGATTGCGTGACGGCTGATGGTGCGTGCTCGGCGACGGTTTGTGTATGGTGGTTGGAAGTTATGAGCCAGTCACACGCCCGCATTCAACCCAAACAGCACTTTGAAATCCTTGACGGACTGCGCGGCGTCGCGGCCATGATGGTGGTTCTGTTCCATATATGCGAAACATGGAACGGCGGCGACCACGCGAAACAGATCATCAACCACGGCTACCTGGCAGTGGACTTCTTCTTCATGCTCTCTGGCTTTGTCATCGCTTATGCGTATGACAGCCGCTGGAATCCCGCGAACGGCCAACCAGGCATGACGCTGTGGGACTTCTTCAAGCGCCGCATCATTCGCTTGCAGCCCATGCTTATCATGGGAAACGTTATTGGTGCGTTGCTGTTTTACTTCAGCGCCAGCCCGAAGATCTTTCCGATTGTCGCCACCACATCGGTGTCGCGACTGATTCTGATCGCGCTGATCGGATGCACGGTGATTCCGATTCCGATTTCCATGGACATTCGCGGCTGGCAGGAGATGCATCCGCTTGCCGGTACGGCATGGTCGCTGTTCTTTGAATACATCGCCAACATTGCTTATGCGCTTGGACTGCGCAAGGTATCCAATCGTGTGTTGATGGTGCTCACGGTACTCTCTGCGGCATTGCTTACGCACTACCTTGTGACGACACCGCGCGGCGACATTACGGGCGGCTGGTCCGTGAATGCGATGGAACTCAAGATCGGTTTTCTCCGACTGGCTTTTCCATTCCTCGCGGGCATGCTGCTGCAACGCATGCACAAGCGCATTCATGTGCGGAATGCATTTCTTTGGTGCAGTCTGTTGCTTGTGGTCACTTTCATCCTGCCGCGTTTTGGCACCACGGCCTCGCTCTGGATGAACGGTCTGTATGAGGCCATGGTCATCATCTTCGTATTCCCAATTGTCGTCGCGATGGGTGCAGGTGAGCAGATCAGCGGACGCACGGCGACTCACCTATGCCGTTTCTCAGGTGCAATTTCTTATCCGCTCTACATCACGCACTACTCACTCATTTACATCTACACAGCCAAGGTGTACGACGGAAAGCTGACACCAATGCAGG from Terriglobus sp. TAA 43 includes these protein-coding regions:
- a CDS encoding ABC transporter ATP-binding protein gives rise to the protein MALLSVENLNIRFGNSTAVDSISFSINEGEVLGLVGESGSGKSVTSLAILRLLAPSAAMTGTIYFDGHNLLDLSEKQMRARRGRDISMIFQEPMTALNPAMNIGEQIAEAVRVHHPKLTRAEIKDRVLESLNSVALPDPTRRSKDYPHQFSGGQRQRIMIAMAVVNQPRLLIADEPTTALDVTVQAQILRLLRDLRERHGLSMLFISHDLAVTAQTADRVAVMRHGHILETNTAAELFRAPQDSYTRALLAAVPTMHTDRKRPLATL
- a CDS encoding acyltransferase, with product MSQSHARIQPKQHFEILDGLRGVAAMMVVLFHICETWNGGDHAKQIINHGYLAVDFFFMLSGFVIAYAYDSRWNPANGQPGMTLWDFFKRRIIRLQPMLIMGNVIGALLFYFSASPKIFPIVATTSVSRLILIALIGCTVIPIPISMDIRGWQEMHPLAGTAWSLFFEYIANIAYALGLRKVSNRVLMVLTVLSAALLTHYLVTTPRGDITGGWSVNAMELKIGFLRLAFPFLAGMLLQRMHKRIHVRNAFLWCSLLLVVTFILPRFGTTASLWMNGLYEAMVIIFVFPIVVAMGAGEQISGRTATHLCRFSGAISYPLYITHYSLIYIYTAKVYDGKLTPMQGVTWGAALFVTAVAIAYACLKLVDEPVRRWLNRRFLVTGTTSL